A single region of the Lycium barbarum isolate Lr01 chromosome 2, ASM1917538v2, whole genome shotgun sequence genome encodes:
- the LOC132625963 gene encoding ABC transporter G family member 22-like isoform X2, with protein MDKPSSTSILRTKSDQLVEAISAAMGGGTKSSSPMSGEVGNVGADTLSRKSSRRLTSASPGRSGIGRSNTHIRKSRSAQMKFDLEEVSSGAALSRASSASLGLSFSFTGFTVPPDEIADMKPFSDDDIPEDIEAGTRKMKIQAEPTLPIYLKFTEVCYKVVLKGVTSTREKEILSGISGSVDPGEVLAMMGPSGSGKTTLLSLLGGRIKEPTGGSITYSEQPYSKLLKSRIGFVTQDDILFPHLTVRETLTYAARLRLPKKLTKEEKEKRAIDVIYELGLERCQDTMIGGSFVRGVSGGERKRVCIGNEIIINPSLLFLDEPTSGLDSTTALRIVEILHDIAEAGKTVITTIHQPSSRLFHKFDKLILLGKGSLLYFGKASEAMVYFSTIGCSPLISMNPAEFLLDLANGNLNDVSVPSELEDRVQIGNSDRETRNGKPSPADVHEYLVEAYETRVAESEKKKLMAPMMIDEELKSKVFNRKREWGAGWWEQYFILFWRGLKERRHDYFSWLRITQVVATAVILGLLWWQSGGDSPKQMQEQSGLLFFIAVFWGFFPVFTAIFTFPQERAMLNKERSADMYRLSAYFLARTTSDIPLDLILPVLFILVVYFMAGLKHDASAFFLTVLTTFLCIVAAQGLGLAIGATLMDLKRATTLASVTVMTFMLAGGYFVKEVPVFISWLRYLSYNYQTYKLLLKVQYKEKNDWVDGIKVGTGVKEVCTLLAMVFGYRLLAYISLRRMKLRSGA; from the exons GAAATGTAGGAGCCGACACGCTGTCGAGGAAGTCGAGCAGGCGGCTAACATCAGCATCACCGGGACGGAGTGGCATAGGGAGAAGCAACACTCACATTAGGAAATCAAGGAGTGCTCAAATGAAGTTTGATTTAGAAGAAGTCAGTAGTGGTGCGGCCCTGAGCCGCGCCTCTAGTGCTAGCTTGGGCTTATCTTTCTCCTTTACGGGCTTCACCGTGCCTCCAGATGAGATTGCGGATATGAAGCCCTTTAGTGATGATGATATTC CTGAAGATATTGAAGCTGGCACAAGAAAGATGAAGATTCAAGCAGAACCTACCTTACCAATATACCTCAAG TTTACTGAGGTATGCTACAAGGTGGTTTTAAAAGGAGTAACATCAACAAGAGAGAAGGAAATTTTGTCAGGAATCAGTGGTTCTGTTGATCCAGGGGAAGTTTTGGCCATGATGGGACCTTCCGGTAGCGGAAAGACGACGCTCCTCAGTCTGCTTGGAGGAAGGATAAAAGAGCCAACAGGAGGTTCAATCACTTACAGTGAACAACCATATTCCAAGCTTTTAAAGAGCAG GATAGGATTCGTGACACAAGACGACATACTATTTCCTCACTTGACAGTGAGAGAAACACTAACATATGCAGCTCGCCTACGACTACCAAAGAAATTGACAAaggaggagaaagaaaaaagagcGATAGATGTGATATACGAGCTAGGACTAGAGAG ATGCCAAGATACAATGATCGGTGGCTCCTTTGTTCGTGGAGTATCAGGAGGAGAAAGAAAGCGTGTTTGTATTGGAAATGAGATCATAATTAACCCATCCTTGTTGTTCCTCGATGAACCTACATCGGGTTTGGATTCTACGACAGCTTTAAGGATCGTTGAGATATTACACGATATTGCTGAG GCTGGAAAGACGGTGATCACAACGATCCATCAACCCTCTAGTCGACTTTTCCACAAGTTTGATAAGTTGATTCTTCTTGGCAAAGGGAGTTTGCTTTATTTTGGCAAGGCATCTGAGGCAATGGTCTATTTTTCAACTATAGGATGTTCACCTTTGATTTCAATGAATCCAGCAGAGTTCCTACTAGATCTCGCGAACGGAAACTTAAACGATGTTTCTGTTCCATCAGAGTTGGAGGACAGAGTGCAGATTGGGAATTCAGATAGAGAAACAAGGAATGGAAAACCATCACCAGCAGATGTGCATGAG TATCTAGTTGAAGCATACGAGACACGAGTGGCTGAGAGCGAAAAAAAGAAACTTATGGCTCCCATGATGATTGATGAAGAGTTGAAGTCTAAAGTCTTTAACAGAAAGAGAGAGTGGGGAGCAGGCTGGTGGGAACAATACTTCATATTGTTTTGGAGAGGCCTTAAAGAACGGCGACACGATTATTTTAGCTGGTTGAGAATCACTCAAGTTGTTGCAACTGCAGTTATCTTGGGCTTACTCTGGTGGCAATCTGGTGGTGATAGTCCTAAACAAATGCAAGAACAG TCGGGGTTGCTGTTCTTCATCGCGGTGTTCTGGGGTTTCTTTCCGGTTTTCACAGCAATCTTCACATTTCCACAAGAAAGGGCAATGCTGAACAAGGAACGATCCGCTGACATGTACAGATTAAGCGCTTATTTCTTAGCCAGAACCACCAGTGACATTCCACTGGATCTTATACTGCCCGTGCTCTTTATTTTAGTAGTATATTTCATGGCAGGCTTGAAACATGACGCTAGCGCCTTTTTCCTAACCGTCCTCACGACTTTCCTCTGCATTGTAGCAGCTCAG GGATTAGGACTGGCAATAGGGGCTACATTAATGGATTTAAAGAGGGCAACAACTCTGGCGTCTGTTACTGTAATGACATTCATGTTAGCTGGTGGATATTTCGTAAAG GAAGTACCGGTATTCATATCATGGTTGAGGTACCTATCGTATAACTATCAAACGTACAAACTCCTACTAAAGGTTCAATACAAGGAGAAAAATGACTGGGTGGACGGGATCAAAGTAGGCACCGGCGTAAAAGAAGTGTGTACATTACTAGCTATGGTTTTTGGTTATCGGCTCCTCGCGTACATATCTTTACGGAGAATGAAGCTTCGCTCAGGCGCTTAG
- the LOC132625962 gene encoding sucrose-phosphatase 1 — protein sequence MPSLKLSFNFSSFPSCCCCSYTRKIPSFQSEANIKSTMDRLTSAARLMIVSDLDQTMVDHQDPENLSLLRFNALWEANYRENSLLVFSTGRSPTLYKELRKEKPMLTPDITIMSVGTEITYGNSMLPDDGWEAFLNNKWDRKIVTEETRKFPELTLQSETEQRPHKVSFYVLKDKAPAIMRTLSKRLEERGLDVKIIYSGGMALDILPQGAGKGQALAYLLKKLKSEGKLPNNTLACGDSGNDAELFSIPDVYGVMVANAMEELLQWCAANAKDNPKVIHATARCAAGIIQAIGHFNLGPSTSPRDITDMSDTKMDNFNPAYEVVKFYLFFEKWRRGEIENSDLYLSNLKAVCRPSGTFVHPSGVEKSFEECVDTLRKCHGDKKGKQFRIWVDQVLPTQVGSDSWLVSFKKWELCGEERQCCITTVLLSSKNLTVADGLTWTHMHQTWLQGAAASDSTTWFF from the exons ATGCCTTCTCTTAAGCTAAGTTTCAATTTTTCTAGTTTCCCAAGTTGCTGCTGTTGTTCCTACACTCGAAAAATTCCTTCATTTCAG AGTGAAGCTAACATTAAATCAACCATGGATCGGCTAACCAGTGCTGCACGTCTCATGATAGTCTCAGATCTTGACCAGACAATG GTCGATCATCAAGATCCTGAGAACCTCTCTCTGCTTAGGTTTAATGCTTTATGGGAGGCCAATTATCGTGAAAACTCTTTGTTAGTGTTCTCAACTGGGAGATCACCTACGCTTTACAAGGAGTTACGAAAAGAGAAGCCAATGCTAACCCCAGATATTACCATTATGTCTGTGGGGACTGAAATAACGTATGGTAACTCTATGCTGCCAGATGATGGTTGGGAAGCATTTTTAAATAACAAGTGGGATCGGAAAATAGTGACCGAGGAGACGAGAAAATTTCCTGAACTCACCCTTCAG TCCGAAACAGAGCAACGACCTCACAAGGTCAGTTTCTATGTTCTGAAAGACAAGGCTCCAGCTATAATGAGAACTCTTTCCAAGCGCTTGGAAGAACGTGGG ttggatgtcaaaataatttatagtgGAGGGATGGCTTTAGACATTTTGCCACAAGGTGCTGGTAAAGGACAAGCACTTGCATATTTGCTTAAGAAATTAAAGAGTGAGGGCAAATTACCAAACAACACGCTTGCCTGTGGTGACTCTGGAAATGATGCTGAGCTTTTCAGTATCCCAGATGTTTATGGTGTGATG GTAGCGAACGCAATGGAGGAATTATTACAATGGTGTGCGGCAAATGCGAAAGATAATCCAAAAGTAATTCATGCAACAGCGAGATGTGCGGCGGGTATAATACAAGCCATTGGGCATTTCAACCTGGGACCAAGTACCTCTCCTAGAGACATTACAGATATGTCAGACACCAAGATGGATAATTTTAATCCTGCTTATGAAGTCGTCAAATTTTACTTGTTTTTCGAGAAATGGAGGCGCGGAGAAATTGAGAATTCCGACCTTTACTTGTCGAACCTGAAAGCAGTTTGT AGACCATCTGGTACTTTTGTGCACCCATCTGGAGTTGAGAAATCTTTTGAGGAATGCGTAGATACATTGAGAAAGTGTCATGGGGACAAAAAGGGTAAACAATTTCGTATTTGGGTTGATCAAGTTTTACCTACACAGGTTGGTTCAGACTCATGGTTAGTGAGTTTCAAGAAATGGGAGCTTTGTG GCGAAGAGCGACAATGTTGCATAACTACCGTCTTATTAAGTTCAAAG AATTTGACCGTCGCAGACGGACTCACTTGGACACACATGCATCAGACTTGGCTGCAGGGAGCAGCAGCAAGCGACTCCACGACCTGGTTCTTTTAG
- the LOC132625963 gene encoding ABC transporter G family member 22-like isoform X1: MIYQFTEVCYKVVLKGVTSTREKEILSGISGSVDPGEVLAMMGPSGSGKTTLLSLLGGRIKEPTGGSITYSEQPYSKLLKSRIGFVTQDDILFPHLTVRETLTYAARLRLPKKLTKEEKEKRAIDVIYELGLERCQDTMIGGSFVRGVSGGERKRVCIGNEIIINPSLLFLDEPTSGLDSTTALRIVEILHDIAEAGKTVITTIHQPSSRLFHKFDKLILLGKGSLLYFGKASEAMVYFSTIGCSPLISMNPAEFLLDLANGNLNDVSVPSELEDRVQIGNSDRETRNGKPSPADVHEYLVEAYETRVAESEKKKLMAPMMIDEELKSKVFNRKREWGAGWWEQYFILFWRGLKERRHDYFSWLRITQVVATAVILGLLWWQSGGDSPKQMQEQSGLLFFIAVFWGFFPVFTAIFTFPQERAMLNKERSADMYRLSAYFLARTTSDIPLDLILPVLFILVVYFMAGLKHDASAFFLTVLTTFLCIVAAQGLGLAIGATLMDLKRATTLASVTVMTFMLAGGYFVKEVPVFISWLRYLSYNYQTYKLLLKVQYKEKNDWVDGIKVGTGVKEVCTLLAMVFGYRLLAYISLRRMKLRSGA; this comes from the exons atgatatatcag TTTACTGAGGTATGCTACAAGGTGGTTTTAAAAGGAGTAACATCAACAAGAGAGAAGGAAATTTTGTCAGGAATCAGTGGTTCTGTTGATCCAGGGGAAGTTTTGGCCATGATGGGACCTTCCGGTAGCGGAAAGACGACGCTCCTCAGTCTGCTTGGAGGAAGGATAAAAGAGCCAACAGGAGGTTCAATCACTTACAGTGAACAACCATATTCCAAGCTTTTAAAGAGCAG GATAGGATTCGTGACACAAGACGACATACTATTTCCTCACTTGACAGTGAGAGAAACACTAACATATGCAGCTCGCCTACGACTACCAAAGAAATTGACAAaggaggagaaagaaaaaagagcGATAGATGTGATATACGAGCTAGGACTAGAGAG ATGCCAAGATACAATGATCGGTGGCTCCTTTGTTCGTGGAGTATCAGGAGGAGAAAGAAAGCGTGTTTGTATTGGAAATGAGATCATAATTAACCCATCCTTGTTGTTCCTCGATGAACCTACATCGGGTTTGGATTCTACGACAGCTTTAAGGATCGTTGAGATATTACACGATATTGCTGAG GCTGGAAAGACGGTGATCACAACGATCCATCAACCCTCTAGTCGACTTTTCCACAAGTTTGATAAGTTGATTCTTCTTGGCAAAGGGAGTTTGCTTTATTTTGGCAAGGCATCTGAGGCAATGGTCTATTTTTCAACTATAGGATGTTCACCTTTGATTTCAATGAATCCAGCAGAGTTCCTACTAGATCTCGCGAACGGAAACTTAAACGATGTTTCTGTTCCATCAGAGTTGGAGGACAGAGTGCAGATTGGGAATTCAGATAGAGAAACAAGGAATGGAAAACCATCACCAGCAGATGTGCATGAG TATCTAGTTGAAGCATACGAGACACGAGTGGCTGAGAGCGAAAAAAAGAAACTTATGGCTCCCATGATGATTGATGAAGAGTTGAAGTCTAAAGTCTTTAACAGAAAGAGAGAGTGGGGAGCAGGCTGGTGGGAACAATACTTCATATTGTTTTGGAGAGGCCTTAAAGAACGGCGACACGATTATTTTAGCTGGTTGAGAATCACTCAAGTTGTTGCAACTGCAGTTATCTTGGGCTTACTCTGGTGGCAATCTGGTGGTGATAGTCCTAAACAAATGCAAGAACAG TCGGGGTTGCTGTTCTTCATCGCGGTGTTCTGGGGTTTCTTTCCGGTTTTCACAGCAATCTTCACATTTCCACAAGAAAGGGCAATGCTGAACAAGGAACGATCCGCTGACATGTACAGATTAAGCGCTTATTTCTTAGCCAGAACCACCAGTGACATTCCACTGGATCTTATACTGCCCGTGCTCTTTATTTTAGTAGTATATTTCATGGCAGGCTTGAAACATGACGCTAGCGCCTTTTTCCTAACCGTCCTCACGACTTTCCTCTGCATTGTAGCAGCTCAG GGATTAGGACTGGCAATAGGGGCTACATTAATGGATTTAAAGAGGGCAACAACTCTGGCGTCTGTTACTGTAATGACATTCATGTTAGCTGGTGGATATTTCGTAAAG GAAGTACCGGTATTCATATCATGGTTGAGGTACCTATCGTATAACTATCAAACGTACAAACTCCTACTAAAGGTTCAATACAAGGAGAAAAATGACTGGGTGGACGGGATCAAAGTAGGCACCGGCGTAAAAGAAGTGTGTACATTACTAGCTATGGTTTTTGGTTATCGGCTCCTCGCGTACATATCTTTACGGAGAATGAAGCTTCGCTCAGGCGCTTAG
- the LOC132629248 gene encoding uncharacterized protein LOC132629248 translates to MPKGQKTMAPPSKTLLVIAISFFLTISSNAFDYSLSASQSPSPLPSIQSSVPSTQNFDVPQNVPKIDVSSENVPSFVKASMIGTMAKTKEFISNVIEKRLAVSANMDHYTKDCLKTCKEVYEEAIYAMQKATADVKDEDFYKANIDIGAVYSFIETCHDCVIETKEDDPAFQNFQKWAQGIASDCLHKVTVEYYKN, encoded by the coding sequence ATGCCAAAAGGACAAAAAACAATGGCTCCTCCATCAAAAACACTTCTTGTTATTGCAATTTCCTTCTTCCTCACAATCTCTTCTAACGCATTTGACTATTCATTGTCAGCATCTCAATCTCCATCCCCTCTCCCCTCTATTCAATCATCTGTCCCCTCTACTCAAAACTTTGATGTTCCCCAAAATGTACCTAAAATTGATGTATCAAGTGAAAATGTACCTTCATTTGTGAAAGCAAGTATGATTGGCACAATGGCCAAGACTAAGGAATTCATTAGCAATGTCATTGAAAAAAGATTGGCTGTTAGTGCAAACATGGACCATTATACTAAGGATTGTTTAAAGACATGCAAGGAGGTTTATGAAGAGGCAATTTATGCCATGCAGAAGGCAACAGCAGATGTTAAAGATGAGGATTTTTACAAAGCAAATATTGATATTGGTGCAGTGTATTCATTCATTGAGACTTGTCACGATTGTGTTATTGAGACAAAGGAAGATGACCCTGCCTTCCAAAATTTCCAAAAGTGGGCACAAGGAATTGCTAGTGATTGTCTTCACAAAGTTACTGTGGAATACTACAAAAATTGA